Sequence from the Phaeodactylum tricornutum CCAP 1055/1 chromosome 4, whole genome shotgun sequence genome:
ACGACAAAAATACCGTTGCGCTTCCAGTCTACTTCCGACAGAGTCTTCCCTTCGGCCACCATTTGTACCATTAAATCGGCAGCCGCCGTCTTTGCGGTTGCCACAAACAGCTGAAAGGCGAACGGATGGTCCTTGGGAATCGACCAGATGCTGCCACTGGAGGCGGCGGCTTCCAGTTTGGCATTTTTGGCGGCGAGGTTCTGGGACACCGTTTTGGCATTGTTTTTGCCGTTTTCCACGGTCGCTCGCAGAGTTTTGCCAGTTTTTGTGAAAGCCCGACGGGATGCCTGAATTGTCTGCGGAGCAGCCAAGCCACGATAAAGTCCAATCATGGCAATTAGTAAAGGCAACACGCGACGGGTCTTCATTGTCCACAAACGGCAAACAACGCTTACAGGATGACAGCGGTAGAGTAGCGGGGCCGAAGAGGTTGCAATTTTGTGACGGGTCGACGTCAGTGGATGACGTATGAATGGGGGATGAGGCATACGAGGTCGCTTCTATGATGCAATTGTTGCCGTTTGCGggtcttggaaaaagacCTCGAGTCCTTTGCTGACGTATTCATATCCATCCTTCAACCTTCCGGACTGGTTCCAATCTGTCACGATTCTGCCTTGGGCATGTCAAGTGACAAATTTCGTTTACCTTTTCAGACCTCGTGGTCGGTCTTCTGGACGGACGGTGGTACGGAACACGCTATTGGCTTGCCAAGAAACCGGTTCGTCAAGGAAGCCAACTCTCGGTAGACGTACGTACAGACGGAAAGAACGGCAATTGCAGTGTCGTGTTCCCAATCACAAAAAAGACCCAGACTACCATTCGGCTTCACCTCGCTACTAGTAGCACAGTACGAACAGTGTATAACACACTCCGCTTTTGTCGCTATTTATCCGCTATAGATAGGCAATAGCTCCATTGAATCGAAAGTCGACAATTTTCCAGTTCAGTTCAcccttttcttcgtcgtatTCTCTTTGAAAAGCAGTCACGTACGAGTTCGCCCGGATATCGTCCTCGGCTCCTTCCACaatctcgtcgtctttcttctttttcacaCAGTTAATTTGTTGCGCCATGAAATGCAGAATGATAATAGGCGATCCCCTGTTGACTTCATCCGGCTGTGGTGGCAATTCAACAGGGTAACGTCGGAGTGGTTAGTTTCGCTCCCACATTATTTCGAACGATTTTCCTCGACTCGCGCTATTGGGTGGTCGTCGCCGCACGTACCTCAATGGCCAAAATCTCCGAATTCATGATTCCCAGCAAGTTTGTATCAATCTGTACGCCTTCCTTTTCTCTTGCCGTCATTTCTGCTGCAAGTCGCTTGAACACGCCCTCTCCCAGCCACGGCTTCAGTTGATTGATGCGTCCTTCCAAAAACCACTGCATAATTTGTGGCAACGTGTGTTCAACGACATCCGCCTTCCAGTCTTCCAGAGTGAATTCTGGATCGAGCTGTCGCAGCTCCTTGACGGCCCGGGTTTCCGGCGATTCTGCCGTCAGGGTATCGTATACGGACGATACTCGGTACACCCATGGATTTTGTGACGTCTCCCAGGCTTCTTTGGCGTCTTCCCGAATATGATCCACCCTGGCCTTGGCGTCTCGGGCTCCAGATTTGTCGTATATTTCTTCAGTTCGTGACAAGATGTCCTGAATAATGGGTGCCGCCGTGAGTCGCTTCTGCATTCGTTCCCACGCCGTCAAATGCTCCGCTTCCTCAATGACCATAATTTCTACCGGACCCGTGTAGGGCTTCTCGCCTTCGGCAGTTGCCACGGGGTGAATCTTTTTGTTAATGTCTTTGCGTTGTCCCGATCGAACGAGCTCATTCCACGTGTGACCGACTTCTTTGCGAAAGCCTCCCCACTGGTCGGCCAGTGTCGCCAGGAAGTTGTCGGGCAGGATACTCCTGGTACTACTTTTTTCGTTCGACCCACTGTCTTGTACTTTTTCGTTCTCTTCATTCTGCAACCGGTGTATCGTATCTTGAAAGGATTCGGTAGTATCCGCAGTACGATTCCGCTCTTCGTCCGGTTTGGTCGTGGCGAACGTTCGTGTCGgcggtggacgaagacgcGTGGGTGCCGTCCGGACCCGTGCACACAAACTCCGCGATTGCCGTTGGGCCACGCGAAGCACTAGCATACTAGGCATATGTCGTTCTTTGGTgtacacgcacacacacacacagagtGTCGTAATTGGTCAGGCAACAAGGACGATAGCACGTTGAGTTAGGGTGAGAGTGAAACCAGAGCGAGATTTGGAGGAAATGCACGCCCTTACGGGTGGGTGCCCCAACCAAAATCCAACGTCGGACCCCGTTTTACGATTCCGTGTCCGTTTTCTTGGCTTGGAAGAAAAAAGCGAACGTCTTTTCTGTATGACGGACTCGTGACAGACTGGTCGAGGCGGCGTGTGGGAACGATCACATCACGACGACTGTGCGTATCGAGTTCATCGAGACGATCACAACTAGGTTTGTGTTCTGTCAAACAAAAACCGGACCGAATTCTTCGATACAGAGATTTTGGTACGATACGAGTTCGTGAACGGGTGGAACTGGGAACACACCATCCAACGCTGCGCAAGCCGAACAAACAGCACCGCGCGGCGGACGAAAGGAAAATACCGTATACGGTATTATTCGTACGATTCCGTGTAGGGGGGGGGCCGCATCCGCCAAACTTCCGGCACACTTACACGACAGGAGCGGGGATGGGGTCACACAGCATCCCCCATCACATTCCTGCATGCATACACACGTAGATAGACTGAAACTTCTTTTCTCTACTTCTCGACAGCTACAGACGACCAGGAAACAACTTGACGACCAGAATTAAATACAAAACTCACAGTTTCCTTGCGCAAAAAAACTTTTTAGACAATGTCGGTCCCAACGGAATCGGTCAGTAGGCAGCGGGCGGTCCATCGGAGAGGAGTAATGGCCTTACTTTGTTCGATAACAATGGTCCGCGCCTACCAGGTCCATCGGACACCGGCGTCGTCCAACACGTACCAAAATACCCAACCGTATCGGGCCATCCCACAACATCACGCCTGGCGAGAACATGGCAGCCGGAGAAATCGGTGGAGTATGGACGTCGAACGTCCAAGTATCCAAGACGACCGGAAATACGTACAGCGATTGAACCACGTGCTGCAATATTGGAACGGATCACCATCATCCCATACGCCGAGTAGAGGCGGCACCAGTACTTTGTCAAAGTCCGAGACTGCCGGCGCGCTTCACGAACAATCCGCACACGCCTCCGCAACTTCGCACGGAATGCCTTGGCGATCTTCAATCGATGGCAGTTACAGCCACGAACAACTGTTCTACATGCCCTTTTGGGAATGGCAGGTAGAGTTTATGAAATCGACTCTTACCAATTTTCGAGGTCTGCCGGTGCGTTCCCGGTCGGGGCGGGACATGTCTTACGTGGAAAGCGGGACAAGCGTGCCGACAAGGTCTTCTGGAAAACCAATGCGCATGCACACGTGTTGCTTTGCTTCGGACGAATATAAACAGATACGCTTGACGACTCTGGATGCGGGACCCCGAACCCAAGTGTTTACATCCTTGTGGTATCCCAATCCAGAATATGATTTGCCTGTATTGGGCATCGACTTGCTACAGttcaacgaaaagaagcATTTGTGCGTAGTGGACTTTCAACCCTTGCACACGAGCGAAAACGACCATACAGTTGATCGTCGTCACGTAGAACCACGCCAAGAAACGTTGGCGTCGATTCGTTCACAGTACCCTAGTTTGCAAGGGAGCATGACGAAACGATTCTACGACGAAACGCAATTCTTCTCGTCCCAAATGCTGCTGGCTCGCGATCCACCGGACGGCAGCGACCCGACCCGCATGGTGAACGACGAGTTGTTCCCAGCCTATCAGCGGTACGTCGAAACGCACGTGGAAATGGTGCAGTCGGCCACGCCGGACCCGTCCACTGTACCCACCGTGCTGGATCGACACGCGGCCTACGACGAATATTCAGCCGCCCGGGATCCGGCACACGCCTTGCTAGCTCGTGCGTTTGGACAAGACTGGGCCGACGAGTACGTGTACGATGTACTCTTTCCACTCTCGCAAAAGTAGGATTTGGATCAAGTAGGAGTACGGACCCCGGACGAAATTGTAACACTAAAACCAACCCTCTAGACGCATGCGTACGTTGCTGTCCCCATGATTGCGATACCAGATTTGAGAATTGTACGAAACGATTGCGTTGATCGATGTGGTGTGATGCAACCCCCTTCCTACGACCACCTTCTTTCCCTGTATCGAAATTTGTGCATAGAAATGGTAATCTCTTGAATACAGTATtagtatatatatataaatGTATAAAATGTATATCGCTAGAATCTACAACCACCGTGGTGGGCCATGCAAGTATGCGTTTCTACCGTTGCGAAGCTGCTACCGCAACGAATGGCCTTGTTGGTACCCCCGCGTGAGGGTCTCCTCCCTGGGCGAACGGGTTGCCACCCCCGCCCTGTTTCGGTGGTGGGGCTCCAGGCATGGCGGGAATGACAAAGGTTTCTGGCCGGGTACTAGAGGAGAATAAAAAGTCGTGTACAAAGTCGGCGGCCCAGTCGGCCCCAAACATGGCAGCAAAGAGCCCCGTGGCGGGATCCCGTTCCGCAGAATATGTATCGTAGGCTTGTTGACGCGCCAAGACATTGGAGACGTCCGCGGCGACTGGTGTAGTCGAACGCAATAGATTCAAGTGCGTTTCGACGTAGCGAGAAAAGGCGGGGAACAAATCTTGGCTCACAACACCCTCGTCTTCGAAACGGGCAAACAACATTTGTTGCGAAAAGAACTGCGTTTCGTCGTAAAATTTGCTGCTCATGCGGCCCTTGAGCGTATCGTACTCCTCTTTGATGGGCTGCAGCAGGTGTTCAAAGGGCGTCGAATGATCGTTCTCGTCTTGGTGGAGGGGTTGAAAGTCAACAATGGCGAGATACTTTTTGCGGTTGAACGCCAGCAGGTCGATGCCGAGGACGGGAAGGTTGTACGCCGGGTCGGGATACCAGACCGAGTTGAAGACTTGGGTATTGTCGCCGGCATCGTAGTAGGTCATGCGAATCTTGTGGTATTCCTTGCTGGATGCGCAAAGATTCACAATACGCGCTTTTTTCTGGCCGTTTTCGTTAAAGGCAAAATCTCTCTTCCCGTTGGTACAAGGCATGACTCTCAGATCAGTGAGGTTGTCCTTCATAAACTGCATTTGCCATTCCCAAAAGGGCATGTAGAGAAGATCGTCGTCTTTGACTTTTGGGTCGATGGAAGATTTCCAGGGCATGCCGTGCTGTGCTTCGGCGTGCTCCAGGCTTCGGAAGGGCGTCGAGCTTTCCCGTAACCGTTGTTCCAGATTGAACCGTGCCACGGGGTCGATGACATCGGATTCGGAGTCCATCCGCAACAACGAGGGGACTGAGATCCTCGCTGTCGACGTTACCTGGCGACCCACAAACGTGGACTTTCTTGCTCCGCTGTTGCCGGTAGTGTACGCATCCGCGGTAACGGCTACAGTAGCTGCCAAGAGAAGATGTTGAGCCTTCATCAGTGTTGATTTACAAATCTTGTGGATGGAAATAATCTGGATATTTCAACAGACACCTGAGGGGAGGACCAGACCGAAATATATGTCGATTGTAGTGAGAGACACAAGCTGGTGGGGGGTCGATCTTTCTCGGTttattttcttctttctctcGTCCCCCAAGTGTTCGTATTCGAGCGGCTGGTGTGCGGGTGGGCGGGGGGTCGCGCACACACATCCGATCGCTGTGGTTCAAGTTTGGATTGATCCGCTTGAACTTGATGGATCGCGGGATCGGGGGGAATGCAGAATGCTGCAGATGTTGACATATCGGTCCGTCAACCATGGAAACGTCAGCATTTGTCGTAGTGGGACAAtcgttttcgcttttgaCGAGAGAAGGCCAGACGAAAGTGGATCCGTCAACCAACGCGTTGTTTTGGGCGTTCCTACTAGTCAGAACGATACCGAGTCTATATGTATGCTACGATTTCGCATTGTTCCGTAAGTGTTACACCTTAAATCTTGTAAAGTACCTTTCCTTTGCTCTTGCCCGCTTCCAAATACATGTGTCCTTCCGCAGCGTCGTCCAAGGAAAAGGTCGTGTCCACGGCGACCTTGAGTTTGCCTGCTTGCAACCAGTCGAAAACTTCGCCAGCCCGCCACACCAATTCTTCGCGATCGACAGTGTAGTCTAGTAATTTCGGACGCGTCACATAGGCTGACTTGCCAATCAAGCGCAAGACGGGAAACGCCGGGACGGCACCGGAGGCGTTCCCAAACGACACGAAAATACCCCGTCGGGCCAACGAGTTGATCGAAATATCCATGGTTGCTTTGCCAATTCCGTCAATCACACACTTGACACCTGCGCCACCGGTGATTTCCAAAACTTTGGCCGTAACGTCCACGGATTCGTAGTCTTCATACGACGTTCCCGCAACCTCGTCGAGGAGGATCAGTTCGTCGCAACCTAAGTTGCTAGCAATATCCGCCTTTCCCTTGGGCGCCGTTCCAATCACTTTGAATCCGCGCAATTTCGCCATTTGCGCAGCCCACTGGCAGGTTCCACCGGCGACTCCGTGAATCAAGCACCACTCGCCGGATTTGATCAAGTCCGCGTGCGCCGACGTGACGAGGTAGTGTGCCGTGAGGCCCTGCACGACACACGACGTGGCCACGTCCAAACCGATACTGTCCGGGACGGGCAACAGTTTCGCGGCGGGAACCGCCGTGTATTCAGCGTATGAACCAAAGACGGAGTAGGCCACACGGTCACCGACGTTGATTCCCTGAGCGGCGGCTTCGTCCGAGACGGCCGCGACCGTACCACCACCTTCCTGGCCGCCAATGAAAGGCAAATCACGGGCGTACAAACCCTTGCGATGGTAGGTATCGATAAAGTTAATACCAGCAAATTCgttcttgacaattaccTGGTTAGCTCCGAGTGATGGGGTAGGAAAGTCCGTTTCCACTTTGAGGGCGTGAGCGTCACCCGTTTCGCGGACGACGGCAGCCTACACGTGTATCGGGAGGAAAAGAATGTGTGAACTATTGAGACAGAACAGTGCtattgaaaggaaagaacaATGCGTAGTTACAGTCCCCCCGCCGATCTTTGACGGGCGGTGCGCTAGGAAACCGTGCATCGACGTGCTCCAAGGAACTCGCCTATTCTCAAACTGGATCATCGATCGACCTGGACTACTCGATTTTTTTGCTTACCTTCATGGTTGATGGGATGGAAGACATGCTTCGGCGGAGCACACCGGTCAGTGACGAGTTGCGGGAAATAGTTTGAAA
This genomic interval carries:
- a CDS encoding predicted protein, whose protein sequence is MQECDGGCCVTPSPLLSCKCAGSLADAAPPLHGIVRIIPYTVFSFRPPRGAVCSACAALDEHKPSCDRLDELDTHSRRDVIVPTRRLDQSVTSPSYRKDVRFFLPSQENGHGIVKRGPTLDFGWGTHPMLVLRVAQRQSRSLCARVRTAPTRLRPPPTRTFATTKPDEERNRTADTTESFQDTIHRLQNEENEKVQDSGSNEKSSTRSILPDNFLATLADQWGGFRKEVGHTWNELVRSGQRKDINKKIHPVATAEGEKPYTGPVEIMVIEEAEHLTAWERMQKRLTAAPIIQDILSRTEEIYDKSGARDAKARVDHIREDAKEAWETSQNPWVYRVSSVYDTLTAESPETRAVKELRQLDPEFTLEDWKADVVEHTLPQIMQWFLEGRINQLKPWLGEGVFKRLAAEMTAREKEGVQIDTNLLGIMNSEILAIEPDEVNRGSPIIILHFMAQQINCVKKKKDDEIVEGAEDDIRANSYVTAFQREYDEEKGELNWKIVDFRFNGAIAYL
- a CDS encoding predicted protein codes for the protein MVRAYQVHRTPASSNTYQNTQPYRAIPQHHAWREHGSRRNRWSMDVERPSIQDDRKYVQRLNHVLQYWNGSPSSHTPSRGGTSTLSKSETAGALHEQSAHASATSHGMPWRSSIDGSYSHEQLFYMPFWEWQVEFMKSTLTNFRGLPVRSRSGRDMSYVESGTSVPTRSSGKPMRMHTCCFASDEYKQIRLTTLDAGPRTQVFTSLWYPNPEYDLPVLGIDLLQFNEKKHLCVVDFQPLHTSENDHTVDRRHVEPRQETLASIRSQYPSLQGSMTKRFYDETQFFSSQMLLARDPPDGSDPTRMVNDELFPAYQRYVETHVEMVQSATPDPSTVPTVLDRHAAYDEYSAARDPAHALLARAFGQDWADEYVYDVLFPLSQK
- a CDS encoding predicted protein codes for the protein YHKIRMTYYDAGDNTQVFNSVWYPDPAYNLPVLGIDLLAFNRKKYLAIVDFQPLHQDENDHSTPFEHLLQPIKEEYDTLKGRMSSKFYDETQFFSQQMLFARFEDEGVVSQDLFPAFSRYVETHLNLLRSTTPVAADVSNVLARQQAYDTYSAERDPATGLFAAMFGADWAADFVHDFLFSSS
- a CDS encoding predicted protein gives rise to the protein MFVAFQTISRNSSLTGVLRRSMSSIPSTMKAAVVRETGDAHALKVETDFPTPSLGANQVIVKNEFAGINFIDTYHRKGLYARDLPFIGGQEGGGTVAAVSDEAAAQGINVGDRVAYSVFGSYAEYTAVPAAKLLPVPDSIGLDVATSCVVQGLTAHYLVTSAHADLIKSGEWCLIHGVAGGTCQWAAQMAKLRGFKVIGTAPKGKADIASNLGCDELILLDEVAGTSYEDYESVDVTAKVLEITGGAGVKCVIDGIGKATMDISINSLARRGIFVSFGNASGAVPAFPVLRLIGKSAYVTRPKLLDYTVDREELVWRAGEVFDWLQAGKLKVAVDTTFSLDDAAEGHMYLEAGKSKGKVLYKI